The genome window GGTTCATAGATCCATAGAGAGAGTATTCATACTACGTCAGAATGTTCGAAAGCTCCTCAACGCATGGCGCTAAGGATGGCCCTCGCATTCAGATCCGAATTAACTCTGGGCAACATGAGCCCATCACCGATTCAGAAGATCGCTTATCGAAAGTACCGAGTCATCAAATTGGCCGAGCTTTGGTACCAGGTGTGGCCCTCTCGCCGTCTGCTGGGACATTACACACAGTATACGGGTCCTCCAGTCTGCAAGACTCGTCTGAATTTCTGCTACCACCGCGCCCACATCGTTTTAAGGAAGAGTACGAACCATACCGATCACCAGCGCCTTCAATACGTTCGTCAAGGCGAACGAGCTGGAGCTCAGAGGCTGGGAGTTATGATACAAGGGGATATCCTTACAGCCCATTTGAAGATTCAAGCACCCCATCCCGAGCAGATAGTGATGAAAACGATTTGAACACGCAGACAGTCGCCGAAAAGTACAATATCACGCCTACGGACGGCTTGCTTCTCTTTCCTGAGCCGGAGGAAAAGGACGATTATCTGCATAACCCAGACCCCAACGATAAAGAAGGACAATGTGACTTGTGGAGTCGACGCGGCATCATGAATGTGACGGGCCTAGTACTGCTGACTTTAGGTTTTCTTGCACTTTTCATTGGCTATCCCGTGATGTATGTTCGGAACTTCTCCCATCCATAGCGATCCTATGCATCAACTGACCACAATGGCTTCCTAGAACGGCGGTGAAAGGCATGCGAGATAAATCTGGGCCTAAGTGTAATCCGAGCGATCCTCTCTGTCTGGAAGTAGGGGAACGCCCGTTGCTCTCGAACATACGAAGAGGCCTGATCGATCCGGACACGCCGGATTCCGCCAAAACCAAGAAAGCCGCAGATGGGAAGGAGTGGATACTTGTAGTAAGCCGAGGGCCCTTTTTTTTGTGACTTTTTGTCACCTCTCTAGACGGAAAACTGACATCTATGATTCAGTTTTCGGACGAATTCAATACTGAAGGTCGGACGTTTTATGAAGGAGATGACCCGTTTTATCAGGCGGTTGATCTCTGGTATGGCGTGACACAGGACTTGGAGGTCAGCCATGAGACATGTATTGCGAACTGGAGTAAACACTGACATCTCTGCAGTGGTACGACCCAGATGCGGTAACGACTAGAAATGGGGTCCTGGAGATTCGTTTCGATTCGTTCCCCAATCACGAGCTGAAATACCGATCAGGGATGGTACAAAGCTGGAACAAGCTGTGCTTCTCCGGGGGTCGCCTGGAGGCAAGCATATCCCTGCCGGGTGCCGGTGATGTGTCTGGATTTTGGCCCGGTTTCTGGGCGATGGGGAATCTGGCGCGGCCTGGATACGCTGCGACCACAGAAGGAATGTGGCCGTACAGTTATCATGATAAATGTGATGCGGGCATCACACCAAACCAGAGTTCTACTGATGGCATCAGTTACCTCCCTGGGATGCGCTTGCCTGCCTGCACCTGCGCAGGCGAGGACCACCCAAGTCCCGGCAAATCTAGAAGTGCGCCAGAGATCGATGTGATTGAGGCAAGCGTGACTGCTCTGAATAACAACCCAAATGCAGTTATTGGCTCTGTCTCTCAGAGTTTGCAGATGGCGCCGTTTGACATATGGTACATGCCTGATTACGGTAAGTGTTACTCACTCTGAGGATGAAGGAAGACCACTATATGTCGAACTAGAGACCTTGATCTCACGCTCACAAACTACAGAGTTCACAGCTGTATATGACAGTCACATAACGCAAATAAATAGCTATAGAGGAGGCCCCTACCAGCAAGCCATGTCTGGTCTCACTAATCTGAACAATAAGTGGTACAATGGCACCGAGTACCAAGTCTATGCCTTTGAATATACTCCCGGCGCTCAAGGAGAGATCACCTGGTTTGTCGGGGCGGATAAAACATGGACCTTGGATGCTAGAGCCATTGGTCCTAATGGTAATATCGGTCAGCGCATGATTCCGCTTGAGCCGATGGCCGTCGTCATGAACTTAGGCATGGCCTACAACTTCGCAGCAATCAATGACACGATCAAAGATTACATGCCTGGTATCATGAGGTTCGATTATATTCGGATCTACCAGGATCCGCACAACGTCAGTGTCACTTGCGACCCTCCCGGTTATGAGACGACCGAATATATTTCGAAGCATCCGAAAGCCTACCGCAATGCCAACGCAACGACATGGTACGTTTGTTCTCTCACTTTTGCTCGCGTTCTCGATGTGTTTTCTGACATCTCCTAGGTCCGACGCCGGATACAAATGGCCGAAGAATTCTTTCATACACGGGTGTTCAGGAGCTTTATAACATTTTCGTCATTTTACCATGGACTCACTTTTTTTACATCTTGCCATGATGACTAGAAGACCAACTTAATTCGCCTGTCTATGTTTTCCCGGCGACCTTGCCAACAAAGCCTCATTTTCGAAGGTGCTGTTTCTTGTGGCCTCGCGCACGAATATTTTATCAGCATTACATTTTGGTGTTAGGCGTGTAAATCTTTCTGACAGAGGCCCGACGGACTTGCAGACTTCAAGCCATGCTATATGTCTCCTATTTTATCACGCAAAACCCATGGCTTTGGCGCTTGTGTCACTGTGTGCGGCTACATACTCGACTCTGTATCTGATACTGGTTAGAAATCAACATTCATCGTTGCTATCTTCGTTTCCAATCTTTTTGATGACCTTTGACTTGGTTCTTTGGACTTCACCAGTCAAAGATTGGCTTGATAAATGCATCAAGTCATCAAAACATAGAAAGCTAGGATGCATTTCGCGACTCATAAGCATAAGAGTAAGTCAAGCGAATGCCATTATGACTtagttacggagtactttaTGTTCTGAGGTGACTAAgcaaattcatcatcattgtacAGGTGATCCACCTCATCGCGCTTCTCCTTCCcaggtactccgtattctcCTTGCTCTCGAGCCAGATATTCGGCTGTCTCCTGGTGAGATATCCTggcctcatcatcatatCCAGCTTTAATGGGATTGTCTGAGCAAAAGATGTGGACGCCTCTGCGAATGGTCTTCCCAGTTTAATCTTCCCCGCACTGGCAATGTTTGAGCTCTTTGCAACCTACAGTACTATTTGCTTGGTTGCATCTTTAGCTTCTATGTGTCTAAATTCTGCTGAATCTCATCCTCTCGATTTCGTTCCACGGAGGGACCATCTCGTACCTCTCTATATCTAAGTCACCGAGGGTCTGGGTTTTGATTCGCTCCCTGCAAACCTCGACTAAACAAACCACAAACAAAGGCAAGCAGCATGTTCAACCCGAACATCCCAAACACGGGATACCGCGGCCGTCCCATCGTAATCGAGGACGACAACGAGGACAATGGCGGGATGCAGGTGGACTATGCCCCAGCCCAGCATCCCCAACACTCATTCATGGCATACGGTAGAGTACACCCCATTCCCATCCCAACGACGACCCAAGAACCATCAATATCGGTGTCTGGGCCAAGATTAACCAAAAGCACAGGCCACAACGCCTCATCAGCCCGAATGCCCAGCCCCGGCTACCCAGCCTGGCACACGACCCACgagcaggaaaagaaagtcCGCAGCCGGCTGCGTGAGGAGCGACATGCCGCGCTGTGCGTGCTTCTGGACCGCGAACTGCTCACCCTGCAGGCACTAGCTACTCAAGAGGTACATCCCCTCACACATCTCATGGCAACGATCCGATACGTGTATGCTATGCTATATTGTATGAGTATACTAACGGAAGACAGACCCTCCCCCAAGCCCGCCGCCGCTTCTTATCTAAGCTTCTTGCACCGGGTGACCCCGAAGAGGCGGCGAAAATCCGCGCGGACCGCTTCATCATTCAGCATCCGTCGACGACtgcatcgtcgtcgtcctcatcgtccgtCCCATTGACAGTCAGCCGGGGGCTCGTCGATGTCCATGAGACGGACGATGGGGGCTGGCGCCGTCCCGACGCGGGGTCGGGACCTGGGTCGGCCGTTTCCTCGCCTGCGTCGGGGTCTAAGAAGAGGGGCAAGGAGACTCCCGATCGGGCCCGGAGTAAAGTTAAGGTATCGGTGAgtcggcagcagcagcaacagcgggagagggagaggaggcggagatggAGTGGTGCTGAGCGCGATGAACCGGGGTCTCCTTCCATGCAGAGGTTTTCGCCTTGATTCTTGTTTCAGTCGTGTAGTCGGCTGTTTTTGACTttctgatcttgatgatACCATGAGACCGGATCGCATTGGCATGAAGAAAAAAAGCGAATCTGCTCAAGCTGTGCGTTGTTGTATGTTGATATAAGGCTAAACATACCACACCACCCATGAACCCCATTCCACCCATAATGTAACATACTATACATGGCCCAAAACGAGAACATCGCAAAcagaaagaaacaagagaCCATCAAGAAAACGGTGAAACCAAGCCGTGCATCATGGCCTAACCATCTCATATATACAATGCAGACCAACACCAAGTTTTGCCAGCTCCCGACAACTGCCGCACTGAAAAAATCTCAATGGGGTATCAAAAATGAACCTTTTCTCTCCCCTTTTGCGAATTACCACTAGAAATTTCCAGTACGATCATTCACATTTCACCTCGTATGCAGGTTGTGTCAGGTACGCTGATGAAAAAGTCCTGCTCTTTCTCATgatagaaaagaaagaagatgagTGCGCTGGAATATTAGGAACCACTGGATTGTGAACATCTGATTTTAGTATGTTTCCATGCTGACAATCGAGTAGTTCCTGATATTCCAGGCACTTTGCAGCAATAGAGATGGATAACAGCAGATCTCCCGTTATTGCGGGTATCTACCTCATCGACATGCCTGTGAACAGCAGGCAGGCTTGGTAGCGGCTTTCACGCGCTCAAAGGTTCAGCATTGAGCATGCTTTCAGCGTCACCAACCTGTTTGCGCTCAGAAACTTCCCTGTTTCGCATTCGGGCGGCTTGAATGTTCATCAGCGTCAATCCTTGGGACGGCGGCGGATCGGGTTCCGAGTAGAAAGGATGCAGTCTGTGGGAAGTGGAGAACCGGACACGACCATCCCTCATGACTGGTAATTGTCATTGCAGGGGCTCCGAGCTCGAAGAGAGCCGATTCAGATGGAGATAGACGTCTGTGCCATATCTGCAAATAATGTCAATGTCTGAAAGGGCCGAGACAAACTTGATCATCCTCGAAGGAATGTGCTTACCCTTCCATACTGATCAACTTGAGATCACCACCAAAGTACCGAGCATACAAGCGACTGATTGGCAATCCGTACCCAAAGCCAGCCATGGGAGCCTTGAAGTCGTTCTTATCGAAATCCGGATCCAGATTGGGCGTTTGATCCACGGTAGTGTACATGTACGTCCACACCAACGGGATGGAAGAACGGGGTATGCCACCACCTTCATCGGAGATTTTGATGGTGATGtcctcttttccttctgcCACAATGACCTTTGTCACAGGGAATGCTTCCTTGTCCGCGCCGTGGGTCTCCACCACAGCACGCAGCGAATTCTTAAGAGTCTCAAAGAGCATGTGTGACAGGTGACCGGGAACGTACATGAAGTTGAGGTCGTCCTTGCAGATGAGCTGAATCTTCGGTGCTTCGAAAAGACCATAGTAGTCCTCACAGACGAAACGAGCATTGTCAATGGCCTCGAGGGCGACTTCTCGGACATTTGTCTTGGTGCAGATGATACCGACGTAGTTCGGGTGGCGAACATGCGTCTGTTCCGTCAGGGCGATGTGTTGACCGATTAACATTCGTATACCAATACGGGACATATAAAAGCGATCTAGGAACGATTGGACGGTGGAATCAATTTGTAAACGTTGGCGTTTCCGCTTCCATTCCAAAATGCCCTGGGCTACGGTGGTCACGACGCTGTCGTGTCGCCGTTTGATATGCTGCAGCGTCTTCGCAAACCGTTGGTTGTAGTCGTTCAACTCGGGTGGCCAATGGCCCTGGTCATCGGATGGGTAGAAGTATCTTCGGCTGACATGTCCCTTCCCGTTCCCATTCCCGTTCGTGGGGGACGACCGATACTGCCCCTCCTTGATGCTGGGGTTTTGTGTAGTTTCAGAAAGAATCTTTGAAAAGCCGCCACTCATCTTCCCAGGCCGTAAAAGGCGAGCTTTGACTTCTTGAGAAAGAGTTGGTCGGGGCAGGTTGATGATTTCCTGTGGAGCACGTGAGCAACTATTTCTACGGCAAGAGGGGTGAGGCGTGGAGTCATACCTCGAACGACTGCGCATACCAGTCCTGCACCTTCTTGATCGAGGGCATTTCACTCAATCCATCAGGAAGTTCTCCCAGATCCTGAACACGATGTGCTAAGCGAATAGGTAACTCTTCGGATAGAAATTGGGAGGCACGAAAGAGGGTTCCTGCTCCAACCGCCGGACAACGAGATCAGCCCTGGCTGCGGCCCAATTGAAACACTTCAAGGTATTCTAGAAGAACTAGATGGATACACATACCTGTCGATGGCCTGTCACCGAACTGGACCATCTGCCGGAGAGAGACACCTGTGGCGGGGAAGCTCGCATAGTGTCTGATGGTTTCCATCAGTCTCTCCGACGGTTTCCACATGTCGTCTTCAAATACAGGCCAGACGGCCTGGTGTGCGCGCTTTATTAACCCAGAGAATCCAATTGATACAACTGGAAATGCGATGGGAACCTGAGTTGGCATGCACCCGATGATAatgggagagaagagagcaaTCGATGTACCCCGGATGTCGGCTGCCGAGGTTGTTGAGTCACAAGGGAGAGCGCAGGGCGGTAAGAGCTCTGAAAGCTCCGATTCGGAGGGAATGAGGGGAAGAGGGGCTTGATGGGGATGGGCATGCGGACGAGAAAAATATGCTTCTTCGGACGTGGTATGAGAGCACGATTTCACGAGTGTATCGTATGATTTAAGGAGGTTCAATGCTTCTGCTACAAAACATTTTAACTAAGGAGAATTCCCTCCACCGACGAAGGGGGGAGACACCACACTAAATCAGTCTCGACGGAGTACTGGGTTGCTTGTTGCGGAGCCCCGGGGGTCACGTGTGGGGATGTACCCGTGCCTGGCCGAAGGAGCAAAACGGATGCCAATCAGCCGATTCTCGCGCAACCACGAACCCGCACAGGTTtcgtgatgatgatgatgatgatgatgatgatgatgatgatgatgatgatgatgatgatgatggaataTTTATATTTTCGAGGTCGACTTTTCTGCTCGGGAAAATTACCTAGAGAGCGAGTCTACATGACCAGACTGGTTCTGGCACTCACTTTTCCCTGTCTAGCAGGAGGTTCCAGCCCCCTATGGTAGGCGGAAGACCGGGTGGAAATGAGAACACACCATAATAGAGATCCTCCGGATTTTCCCTTCGCCCGAGAAGCTTGACTTGCGTTTTGCCGGCAAGCCCACATACGGTCTTTCACTGTCAATGGAGGCGGAAGTTTTACATCAGATTCACTAAATCATCTACGAAGTATTCCGTAGATAAGGAGCAGACCACTTAACAGCTTCTCAGCCACGGTCTCCTCGGTCATTCGGCCTGTCAAGGGTCGAATGAGGCTAATTACCACGCTACTGCAGCAGGTCTTTCAGGGAAACTTAGTTGTCGGGAGATGTGGTTGGCAATTCACACCCCACGATTTCAGTTTATTCTCTGGTCCACGAGACAACGGAGTATTTATTTCTGAATGGGCACCATCCTTTTCTGGACTTGAGAAAAGGTCTTAACCCGATTGGAGTTCTGATCGGCCTTTGACCCTTACTATCGATTCTCGAGTAGAAATTAAAAGGGAATCTCTGTACGGCGTACACGTCAAGGTTCAATCGTAGCCATCTGGCATTGAGCTTGACCTTGTCACTTCAcaatgcttctttctctccgaCCCAACCTCCTCAGCCTTTCCTTGCCGTCATATTCGGGGGCATCAAGGATCTTAATCTGGACCGTGGCTGTGAATGACGAAGCAACAGTCGCAACCGTTGACTTTCCCGAGACTGGTTTACATGCATGAGGCAGATCCCCGCCAAACAGGTTTTAAGGTCGGTGATGAGCGATAATAATGGAATAGCTAtggaagagggaaagaagctGCGTAGATGTAGACTATTTAGACGACATCGGCAACAATTAAACTGTCTTGTTGATCAATCGTCGTCCTCACCATTTTCTAATTGCCCAGAGCCTCCTCCGTACCTACAGGAGCGTATCAGCATGCTGGCAATACGGCACGTACTTTTGCTCTACGATGATCATTATATGACATCGGAGCCGGACAACACAGCTTAACCCCACCAAAAAAATTGATAGATCGCGAGATCAATTTGAGCTGGATGCAccttttcatcatcatcatttcaCCATCATCGGCGCCCTTGATCGCCCAAATGACCGATGCCACTTGGCGAAGTGGAACTGCGAGATGATGAAGCTCAAAGGGAACGACAAGAGCCCAatacctactccgtatctccCAGTGAAACGTGTCAAGTGCTTTGAGCTGATGGTTATGGTCGGTTGAAGCGCTTCCGGACTCTCCCACTTAGAGGACGTTCCAAGACAGCCGTTTTGTTTGAGTTCGTGATCTTGCGGTGCCCAGAAACTTCTTTTTAGCAGTGGAGTCGtttgcttttttctttttgacACCTGTCTGGCCCACCAACCACACACAACGGTCGCCCACTTGCTCTTGTGAATAGTCAGCGGGCAGATTTATCTAACTGGCTGTCAATTCACCGCAGTGGGCTGTCTGGAAGTTCTGGTTGCGGTTCGTGATTCCCCTGCTGCACAGTGCACTCAGTTCTATTTTGTGTTTGGATTTTATTTTTGGTTTTCCCTTTTAGTTCTTCCCTCTCTTTGGACTGCTTTCGTTTGTTGCATCATTTAACTCCCGTCGCCGTctatctttgctttttcgtTTACCCCAGGAGGGAAATAGGACAAGCGCTTGGCTGGCCCGAAAAAGGCATTAAGTAAACAACAGGTAAGGACAGTTGTTCTTCCTTTTCAAAGCTTCGTCTCTTGcgaaaagagaaaggaaaaaacAAAAGAGAATAGACCACGGTTTAACGAGGATGGATGGATCTTCATTACCCGCCGATGAATCGTTCCTTTTTAGTAAGAAGGAAGTTTCCTTGGCCAGAACCCTCGAAGGTCCTATAATCCTGAATTATCCTCATCTGGCTGCTCTGGTGAAAAGTGATGcaggtgatgacgatgatgcagCGATCCTCGCTCTCTGCTGCGTCGACCGATTCTCCACGTTGGCCGTGGTTTTGCTCGATGTTTTTTAGTGAAATTGTCTCTCGGTTATGCATTCACTAATCAGCAACCCCGATAGAGAGGAAGGATCCGCAAATTGGGCTCAGGAATTACTTATTTTGCGCTCATGCTGTCGATGCCATATTCCTCCTAGTGACTGGCTCCAATTTAGGAGAAATTGCCCCTCTCAAGTCACCAACCGTTGTGTTTCATTGTGCGCCTGGCAAAGATTCACTATAATAATTAGTATTATTGCTATTCATTTGGCGGTACACCGAGATATTTTCTGTCACCCATATTCTCTTTAAAAAGAAGCATTCCCGTtaagaaaggaaagagtgAGAAAATacgaagagaaggagaagagaaggaagatagacgaggaagaggaagaaaggaacaAAGAGAGACAGAAGAACAAGGTCAAGGACATCCCAATCAGGAAAGACCCTAACGACTCAGTTTCATCCCAAAGAAGGGCCCCTCTTCCAAGCCACCATTGTGCCTAAGTCACTGCTACTCCCACCGCGCGTTCGCCTGTCATCTCACGCCATCATCGGCTCAAGTCCGTCCCCTCATTTTCCATCGTCCCTCCAGCTCATTTTGAACGCTTAACTCTCTGCATTTCCTCGGGTGTCCACAACCTGCTTACCTTCAGCTTGATTGTTCGAAGAGGCGGAGGACAGGATCGCTAGATTGCAGTTGCATGGGTGCACCGGCTTCACGTCTCCCGTCTCCCGTCTCCCCCATCTTGTGCTCTAGTCTGCATGTTCGAACGGTCAGCAAACCATGTCCCGTCGCCGTGCCTCAAACAGTGAATCAATAGCCTCATCATCTACTATGAATGAGGCTGTTGCATATCCATTCTCCGGTATGCAGCAGAATCATTTGCCCCAAAGGCGTGGCCCTATCGAGGGCCCTAATGGACGAAGGTTGATTCGGAGAGTCACCTGGCGTTCGTCGACCTACAAACTCATGGCGTCCCTTTGGGTCTTGGGCGTGTTTTACATCGTCTGGCTTATAAGGGACCTCTTTTGGCTGCCCTTCGCCCCGTCAGAAACGGAGTCTACTGCTGGGAAAGAGTAAGTCTTTTCGAGACCTTGTCTGTTCAGCTGTTATGGCAGCTTGATACTTACCGAAGCGTTTCTCTTCCTTAGTTTTCTAGCACACTATGCGGGTCGTCAGGAGTGCGGCATCTCCTCAGTCTCCTTATACAACCCCCCAGAAGACCAGCAGTATTGCCAGACTCGAGACTCGTTGCTCAGCGCAATGAGCAATGGCGGCCGTCATGGCTTTGATGCTGCCTATGCATCACAAGGTACGAGCGGGATAGGTTGGCCCTATCGCCTTCTCATCAATGTCTCTTCGCAAATTCTTCTTCTAACTCTTGGTACGGTTCTGTTGACATACTTAGGTTGTGTCTATCGTTGGTATAGCAGCTCCCAGATCTGCGATATACTCCAAAAATTTGACGGAATCGCTTTCATCGGTGACGAATCGCTGGCTGATGCTTATGCTGGATTCAatattcttcttcgtgaaAACCTCGCCACTGGCGCTCTGAAAGATTGGGAAATGAATGACATGTACAGTGAACAATGCAGATGTGACTCTCAATTCACCAACCCCTCCTGCTGGCTGAAGCGAATCAGTTCCAGCGAGGATATGTTTCTCCCAGGCGACAAATCTGGGCCACGGAGCACTTATGCCTGCTCAACCCGTAAGTTGTCAACTTCAAGAAGATATACATATTGGCGCTGACTTTTTGTGTCACTCAGATGTGCCTCATGTTTTCGTGAAAGTACTTGGATCGCCTGCCTCAAGAGACTCTCGTGAAAAAGTCCAGAAGTTGCTTGCTCGCTCCGACAGTCAAAAGAAGCTTGTTCCTGTGATTCACAGTGTTTCGCTCTCGACATCATTTTCGCTGTCCGCAGCCGAGAGTAGCATGGACGAATGGCTCGCTCTGCCGGAAGTCAACAAACAATACACGCCTCTGCTTTGGGTGGGGCCCACGGCTCCCGGTCATGAGAAGCTGTCCACCGATACCAATATTCCCGCCAACAGTGCCGTGTGGCAGTATGCTCTAGACACGACAAAAGCAGCTCGGAGTAGAGGGATGGAAGTTCTAGGCATGTACAACGCAACCTTGCAAGCTGCTAGCTGGGACGGCAAACATTATGGTGAAAAGGTAGCTATGATGCAAGCCATGATGGTAAGTTCTCGTCTCTGCTCTGAAGCAGACTATCTGATCTGACTTTCCACAGATCATCAACTGGCTATCCGCTCTCTAAAGCACCAAGGTTATGTCCATAAGCTGCTCAACGTGATATCATATTATGAAATATCCTG of Aspergillus fumigatus Af293 chromosome 2, whole genome shotgun sequence contains these proteins:
- the kre6 gene encoding SKN1/KRE6 family beta-glucan synthesis-associated protein; the protein is MFESSSTHGAKDGPRIQIRINSGQHEPITDSEDRLSKVPSHQIGRALVPGVALSPSAGTLHTVYGSSSLQDSSEFLLPPRPHRFKEEYEPYRSPAPSIRSSRRTSWSSEAGSYDTRGYPYSPFEDSSTPSRADSDENDLNTQTVAEKYNITPTDGLLLFPEPEEKDDYLHNPDPNDKEGQCDLWSRRGIMNVTGLVLLTLGFLALFIGYPVITAVKGMRDKSGPKCNPSDPLCLEVGERPLLSNIRRGLIDPDTPDSAKTKKAADGKEWILVFSDEFNTEGRTFYEGDDPFYQAVDLWYGVTQDLEWYDPDAVTTRNGVLEIRFDSFPNHELKYRSGMVQSWNKLCFSGGRLEASISLPGAGDVSGFWPGFWAMGNLARPGYAATTEGMWPYSYHDKCDAGITPNQSSTDGISYLPGMRLPACTCAGEDHPSPGKSRSAPEIDVIEASVTALNNNPNAVIGSVSQSLQMAPFDIWYMPDYEFTAVYDSHITQINSYRGGPYQQAMSGLTNLNNKWYNGTEYQVYAFEYTPGAQGEITWFVGADKTWTLDARAIGPNGNIGQRMIPLEPMAVVMNLGMAYNFAAINDTIKDYMPGIMRFDYIRIYQDPHNVSVTCDPPGYETTEYISKHPKAYRNANATTWSDAGYKWPKNSFIHGCSGAL
- a CDS encoding PDK/BCKDK family protein kinase, producing MPTQVPIAFPVVSIGFSGLIKRAHQAVWPVFEDDMWKPSERLMETIRHYASFPATGVSLRQMVQFGDRPSTGTLFRASQFLSEELPIRLAHRVQDLGELPDGLSEMPSIKKVQDWYAQSFEEIINLPRPTLSQEVKARLLRPGKMSGGFSKILSETTQNPSIKEGQYRSSPTNGNGNGKGHVSRRYFYPSDDQGHWPPELNDYNQRFAKTLQHIKRRHDSVVTTVAQGILEWKRKRQRLQIDSTVQSFLDRFYMSRIGIRMLIGQHIALTEQTHVRHPNYVGIICTKTNVREVALEAIDNARFVCEDYYGLFEAPKIQLICKDDLNFMYVPGHLSHMLFETLKNSLRAVVETHGADKEAFPVTKVIVAEGKEDITIKISDEGGGIPRSSIPLVWTYMYTTVDQTPNLDPDFDKNDFKAPMAGFGYGLPISRLYARYFGGDLKLISMEGYGTDVYLHLNRLSSSSEPLQ